Proteins encoded together in one Nocardioides marinisabuli window:
- a CDS encoding acyl-CoA dehydrogenase family protein yields the protein MSTSDLTAALADFFSATWPPDAAAGECGPLSESPWNSFRGLDLHLVGIDEAAGGSGGTFADLMALAELAGYHAVDVPVVEATTAAWLLERAGLPIDGAASHSIPIGPTNLVVGDDGTVSGTLIDVPWGASVDLVVAVDDDGQTVLVASSDATTRPGVDLAGQPRDTLVLEDVRPRGVATGASAEQLRHRAAALRIAQTAGALQATADLTRRYAGERVQFGRPIGAFQAVQAHVVLLEQMAVMTTGLADRLAIEPELHPFDVVAAQVVSAENAVEACRAAHQAHGAIGMTREYRLHTLTRRLHTWSGDFGETIDLSARLGATASQAPSFAQMILDDTRPELAS from the coding sequence ATGAGCACCTCTGACCTGACCGCGGCTCTTGCGGACTTCTTCTCCGCGACCTGGCCGCCCGACGCCGCGGCCGGGGAGTGCGGCCCGTTGTCCGAGTCGCCGTGGAACTCCTTCAGGGGACTCGACCTGCACCTCGTCGGGATCGACGAGGCGGCCGGCGGCTCCGGTGGGACCTTCGCTGACCTGATGGCGCTCGCTGAGCTCGCGGGGTACCACGCGGTCGACGTGCCCGTCGTGGAGGCGACCACGGCCGCCTGGTTGCTCGAGCGGGCCGGTCTGCCCATCGACGGCGCCGCGAGCCACTCCATCCCGATCGGCCCGACGAACCTCGTCGTAGGCGACGACGGCACGGTCAGCGGCACACTGATCGACGTGCCGTGGGGGGCGAGCGTAGACCTGGTCGTCGCCGTCGACGACGACGGGCAGACGGTGCTGGTCGCGTCGTCCGACGCCACGACCCGGCCCGGGGTCGATCTCGCCGGCCAGCCCCGCGACACCCTCGTGCTCGAGGACGTCAGGCCCCGAGGCGTCGCGACCGGCGCGTCGGCCGAGCAGCTCCGCCACCGGGCCGCAGCCCTACGAATAGCCCAGACGGCCGGCGCCCTGCAGGCCACGGCCGACCTGACGCGACGATATGCCGGGGAGCGCGTGCAGTTCGGCAGGCCGATAGGCGCCTTTCAAGCCGTTCAGGCGCACGTGGTTCTGCTCGAGCAGATGGCCGTCATGACGACCGGTCTCGCCGACCGCCTCGCGATCGAGCCCGAGCTGCATCCGTTCGACGTCGTCGCCGCCCAGGTGGTCAGCGCGGAGAACGCGGTCGAGGCCTGCCGAGCCGCCCACCAGGCGCACGGCGCTATCGGCATGACACGCGAGTACCGACTCCACACGCTGACCCGGCGGCTGCACACGTGGAGCGGGGACTTCGGCGAGACCATCGACCTGTCGGCACGACTCGGGGCGACCGCCAGCCAGGCGCCGTCCTTCGCCCAGATGATCCTCGACGACACCCGACCGGAGCTGGCCTCATGA
- a CDS encoding SDR family NAD(P)-dependent oxidoreductase: MQNDDLTRLDDRLALVTGAAAGIGAGVAEALARKGARLLLVDIDADALEAEVEAIRAGGHEATGVVADVRERSSIDALTAAAAAQGMDTGLDILVNNVGDHQPWGPFAESSEEDWNAIYAVNFEHVLRVTRTFLPGMIERRSGSIINVSSVEGFRGVPHCAVYAAHKAAVLNFTAGLSTEVGQFGVRVNAIAPDVTDTPQFPLHDLIAPKYHDQIGNWVPMGRFGTPRDHGDLVAFLASDAAQWITGESIRVDGGTLASSGWFRRDERRFTNVPRDFI, encoded by the coding sequence ATGCAGAACGACGACCTGACCCGCCTCGACGACCGGCTCGCCCTCGTCACCGGAGCCGCAGCTGGTATCGGCGCCGGGGTGGCGGAGGCGCTCGCACGCAAGGGCGCACGTCTCCTGCTCGTCGACATCGACGCGGACGCTCTCGAGGCCGAGGTCGAGGCGATCCGCGCCGGTGGTCACGAGGCCACCGGGGTCGTAGCCGACGTCCGCGAGCGCTCGTCGATCGACGCACTCACCGCCGCGGCTGCCGCCCAGGGCATGGACACCGGGCTCGACATCCTGGTGAACAACGTCGGCGACCATCAACCCTGGGGCCCCTTCGCGGAGAGCAGCGAGGAAGACTGGAACGCCATCTACGCCGTCAACTTCGAGCACGTGCTGCGCGTGACGCGGACATTCCTCCCCGGCATGATCGAGCGGCGTTCAGGCTCGATCATCAACGTGTCCTCCGTCGAGGGCTTCCGCGGCGTCCCGCACTGTGCGGTGTACGCAGCGCACAAGGCCGCAGTCCTCAACTTCACCGCCGGCCTGTCGACCGAGGTGGGCCAGTTCGGCGTCCGGGTCAATGCGATCGCGCCCGACGTCACGGACACCCCTCAGTTCCCCCTGCACGATCTGATCGCACCGAAGTACCACGACCAGATCGGCAACTGGGTGCCCATGGGCAGGTTCGGAACGCCACGCGACCACGGCGATCTGGTCGCCTTCCTGGCCTCCGACGCCGCCCAGTGGATCACGGGTGAGTCCATCCGCGTGGATGGCGGCACGCTGGCCTCGTCGGGTTGGTTCCGGCGGGACGAACGGCGGTTCACGAACGTGCCGCGCGACTTCATCTGA
- a CDS encoding acyl-CoA dehydrogenase family protein, which produces MNLAPTKLTDEERNLQTEVRAFLDERLPPGTYPLGLGMAGDVDPDFSRDLAAQGWVGMALPTEYGGGGRTAVERQIVVEELLTRGAPIGFHWTADRQSGLNILHNGTEEQRRELLPGIARGEYSFAIGMSEPDAGSDLASLRSKAVREGNTWHVNGTKIWTSGAATATHILGLFRTSDDRHGGMTQFIIPAGTPGMRISPIPFIDGTQHFCEVVFDDLQLSDAARLGEVGAGWGQNTSELALERGGVDRWMSLMPILERWATTETVRDSAAAQIDLGRILARLWAYRGMSLSIARLVDAGRFPVVEAALVKEMATQFEQESLALVRRHYGRAPSLNSADPWEALLAQAILVAPSWTLRGGTTEILRSVISKGLVQR; this is translated from the coding sequence ATGAATCTCGCACCCACGAAGCTCACCGACGAGGAGCGCAACCTCCAGACGGAGGTCCGCGCATTCCTCGACGAACGACTGCCTCCAGGCACCTACCCGCTCGGGCTGGGCATGGCTGGCGACGTCGACCCCGACTTCTCACGCGACCTCGCAGCCCAGGGCTGGGTCGGCATGGCGCTGCCGACCGAGTACGGCGGGGGCGGACGCACGGCAGTCGAACGCCAGATCGTGGTCGAGGAGCTGCTGACGCGCGGCGCACCCATCGGTTTCCACTGGACCGCCGACCGTCAGTCCGGTCTGAACATCCTGCACAACGGCACCGAGGAACAGCGCCGCGAGCTCCTGCCCGGGATCGCCCGCGGCGAGTACTCCTTCGCCATAGGCATGAGCGAGCCCGACGCCGGGTCCGATCTCGCGTCGCTGCGGTCGAAAGCCGTGCGCGAGGGCAACACCTGGCACGTCAACGGCACCAAGATCTGGACGTCCGGCGCCGCCACCGCCACCCACATCCTCGGCCTCTTCCGGACCTCGGACGACCGCCACGGCGGGATGACGCAGTTCATCATCCCGGCGGGCACCCCCGGCATGAGGATCTCGCCGATTCCGTTCATCGACGGCACCCAGCACTTCTGCGAGGTCGTGTTTGACGACCTGCAGCTCTCCGACGCAGCCCGGCTGGGCGAGGTCGGGGCAGGTTGGGGCCAGAACACCAGCGAGCTCGCCCTCGAGCGCGGCGGAGTCGATCGGTGGATGTCACTGATGCCGATCCTCGAGCGCTGGGCGACGACGGAGACGGTCCGCGACTCCGCGGCCGCTCAGATCGACCTGGGGCGGATCCTTGCTCGGCTGTGGGCCTACAGGGGCATGAGCCTGTCGATCGCCCGGCTCGTCGACGCGGGGCGTTTCCCCGTGGTTGAGGCCGCACTGGTCAAGGAGATGGCGACCCAGTTCGAGCAGGAGTCGCTTGCGCTCGTTCGGCGACACTACGGGCGCGCCCCCTCGCTGAACTCTGCCGACCCGTGGGAGGCGCTCCTGGCCCAGGCCATCCTGGTCGCTCCGTCGTGGACCCTCCGCGGAGGCACGACCGAGATCCTGCGTTCCGTCATCTCGAAAGGACTGGTGCAGCGATGA
- a CDS encoding enoyl-CoA hydratase/isomerase family protein, giving the protein MTALPIFDELRIDHDGQVAILEIARPPANYFDRPLITAIADALDALAEDGTTRAAVLASEGKHFCAGANFGVTAQGVDRAAESRRLYAEGARLFKSPLPVVAAVQGSAVGGGLGLACAADFRVASTHSRFLANFSTLGFHQGFGLSVSLPRIIGAQAAALMLVGSERIDGGRALELGLADRLTEPGKERDGAIALAQELAARAPLAVHSIRETLRGDFADRVVEALDREASEQARLWQSADSREGIAASLERRAPIFTGR; this is encoded by the coding sequence ATGACCGCGCTGCCCATCTTCGACGAGCTGCGGATCGATCACGACGGTCAGGTCGCGATACTCGAGATCGCTCGGCCCCCGGCCAACTACTTCGACCGTCCCCTCATCACGGCGATCGCCGACGCCCTCGACGCCCTGGCTGAGGACGGCACGACCCGCGCCGCTGTACTGGCCTCGGAAGGCAAGCACTTCTGCGCCGGCGCAAACTTCGGGGTGACCGCCCAGGGTGTCGACCGCGCGGCGGAGTCCCGACGCCTCTACGCCGAGGGCGCACGGCTGTTCAAGTCGCCCCTGCCTGTCGTCGCCGCCGTCCAGGGATCGGCGGTCGGCGGAGGACTCGGGCTGGCGTGTGCCGCCGACTTCAGGGTCGCATCGACGCACAGCCGTTTCCTGGCCAACTTCTCCACGCTCGGCTTTCACCAAGGCTTCGGCCTGTCGGTCAGCCTGCCGCGGATCATCGGCGCGCAGGCTGCCGCACTGATGCTGGTCGGCTCAGAGCGGATCGACGGTGGCCGCGCGCTCGAGCTCGGGTTGGCCGACCGGCTGACCGAGCCGGGCAAGGAACGAGACGGAGCGATCGCACTGGCCCAGGAGCTTGCCGCCCGTGCGCCGCTGGCCGTGCACTCGATCCGAGAGACGCTGCGCGGCGACTTCGCCGACCGGGTGGTCGAGGCTCTCGACCGCGAGGCGAGCGAGCAGGCACGTCTGTGGCAGTCAGCCGACAGCCGCGAAGGCATCGCGGCGAGCCTGGAGCGACGTGCACCGATCTTCACCGGTCGCTGA
- a CDS encoding alcohol dehydrogenase catalytic domain-containing protein: MKVSGAGLCHTDVSVLHGPQRPTPALTLGHETAGTIAAMGSAVTGWSEGDPVLVCLVWACGTCRACLDGRDNVCSTSATAIGTPPCPGLGPAGGMAEYMKAPARHLEPLGTLDPVTAGPLADAGLTPMHAINGARHRLGAHSTALVLGAGGLGHIAVQILKATTDARIVAVDVSRDKLETATLAGADEVLLNGAEVVSGIRELTDGHGVDAAFDFVGSQATLDVAAQSMACDGALRLVGAGGGTVTYPSIPRPRSLAWGVDVRRSYTGTRDDQRQVLHLAQIGSIAVETVLYTLDEGPAAFADLLNGDVTGRAVLVP; encoded by the coding sequence GTGAAGGTGTCGGGCGCAGGCCTGTGCCACACCGACGTGTCGGTGCTCCACGGTCCCCAACGGCCCACTCCCGCTCTGACCCTCGGACACGAGACCGCCGGAACCATCGCAGCCATGGGGTCGGCTGTGACGGGCTGGTCCGAAGGAGACCCGGTCCTGGTGTGCCTGGTCTGGGCCTGCGGCACCTGCCGCGCTTGTCTCGACGGGAGGGACAACGTCTGTTCGACCTCCGCCACCGCGATCGGGACCCCGCCGTGCCCGGGCCTCGGCCCGGCCGGCGGGATGGCCGAGTACATGAAGGCGCCGGCCCGGCATCTCGAGCCTCTCGGGACACTCGATCCCGTGACAGCGGGGCCGCTCGCGGACGCCGGCCTGACACCGATGCACGCGATCAACGGCGCTCGCCACCGCCTCGGTGCACACTCGACTGCGCTCGTCCTGGGTGCTGGCGGACTCGGGCACATCGCAGTGCAGATTCTCAAGGCCACCACAGACGCGCGCATCGTTGCCGTCGATGTGAGTCGGGACAAGCTGGAGACCGCCACCTTGGCAGGTGCGGACGAAGTCCTGCTCAACGGCGCGGAGGTGGTGTCCGGAATCCGCGAGCTGACTGACGGGCACGGCGTCGACGCTGCCTTCGACTTCGTCGGAAGCCAAGCCACCTTGGATGTGGCCGCCCAATCCATGGCCTGCGACGGTGCGCTGCGACTGGTCGGAGCCGGTGGAGGCACCGTGACATACCCGTCGATCCCCCGCCCGCGATCACTTGCCTGGGGCGTGGACGTCAGACGTTCCTACACAGGGACTCGAGACGATCAGCGCCAGGTGCTGCACCTAGCTCAGATCGGCAGCATCGCGGTCGAGACCGTGCTGTACACCCTCGATGAAGGACCCGCCGCCTTCGCAGATCTGCTCAACGGCGACGTAACGGGCAGAGCCGTCCTGGTCCCGTGA
- a CDS encoding FadR/GntR family transcriptional regulator — MKPVEMNAFRQRTPKASERLARHLATSIVEGEIEEGARLPHEGEMLSQLQVGRATLREALRLLEVWGLVVIRTGPGGGPTVRRPSSGEFAEQLALMLQFQQLTLQDVSDARLALEPMMARLAAERITPEAIAELRDSIEIMRRSYDDPAEFWLQNARFHSAVAKAGESTIISTIIDALKFIGDGASSGVHYARPELEEVVHAHSQVVDRLEAGDAEGAASSMHRHLDAGRRFIGKQAPQALKARILWPE; from the coding sequence GTGAAGCCCGTCGAAATGAATGCGTTCAGACAGCGCACCCCCAAGGCGTCCGAACGACTCGCTCGCCACCTGGCGACGTCCATCGTCGAGGGGGAGATCGAGGAGGGCGCCCGCCTCCCGCACGAGGGCGAGATGCTGTCGCAGCTGCAGGTGGGCCGCGCAACCCTGCGCGAGGCGCTGCGCCTGCTCGAGGTGTGGGGACTCGTCGTCATCCGCACAGGCCCCGGCGGAGGGCCCACGGTCCGCCGCCCCAGCTCCGGTGAGTTCGCCGAGCAGCTCGCGCTCATGCTGCAGTTCCAGCAGCTGACCCTGCAGGACGTGTCCGACGCGCGGCTGGCCCTGGAGCCGATGATGGCTCGCCTGGCCGCCGAGCGAATCACCCCCGAGGCGATCGCCGAGCTCCGGGACTCCATCGAGATCATGCGGCGCAGCTACGACGACCCGGCCGAGTTCTGGTTGCAGAACGCCCGGTTCCACTCGGCAGTCGCCAAGGCCGGCGAGAGCACGATCATCAGCACGATCATCGACGCGCTGAAGTTCATCGGTGACGGAGCCTCCAGCGGCGTCCACTACGCCCGGCCGGAGCTCGAGGAGGTGGTCCACGCCCACTCGCAGGTCGTCGACCGTCTGGAGGCCGGAGATGCTGAGGGTGCTGCGTCGTCGATGCACCGCCACCTCGACGCCGGGCGTCGCTTCATCGGCAAACAGGCGCCGCAGGCATTGAAGGCCCGCATCCTCTGGCCGGAGTGA
- a CDS encoding CaiB/BaiF CoA transferase family protein, with amino-acid sequence MTTDDTTSRGPLTGIRVLDLTRVVMGPLATQVLADQGADVILLEAHDGDTNRVMGPGPHPELSGIALNLLRNKRSISVDLKSAEGRRILGDLVRGCDVVVSTMRPRALARLGLDFASVKTLRDDIVYCQAQGFALDSPRADEPAYDDIIQAATGVSDIVERVTGQPGLMPTIFADKVCGLVMAQAITAALLERERTGRGRHVEVPMTQAMSAFMLVEHGAGAISEPPALAPNRAATGYPRVLSPDRRPHPTSDGWVHLLPYRPEHYAALFSEAGLPGAADDPRYADLRATIANSDSLYRDVRRITPTRTTGAWLTYCRGAGIPATAVASLQDLVDQLPLVDHPHAGRYRVIPPMSLFHGLVTGTPSPAPLVGEHTGEVLAELDADNLTAATEAP; translated from the coding sequence ATGACGACAGACGACACCACATCCCGTGGGCCCCTAACAGGCATCCGGGTCCTCGACCTCACTCGGGTCGTGATGGGACCGCTGGCGACCCAGGTCCTCGCCGATCAGGGTGCCGACGTGATCCTCCTCGAGGCCCACGACGGTGACACCAACCGCGTGATGGGCCCTGGGCCGCACCCAGAGCTGTCGGGCATCGCCCTGAACCTGTTGCGTAACAAGCGTTCGATCTCGGTCGACCTGAAGTCCGCCGAGGGACGCCGGATCCTCGGGGACCTGGTGCGCGGGTGCGACGTCGTGGTGTCGACCATGCGGCCTCGCGCACTGGCCCGTCTCGGCCTGGACTTCGCATCGGTCAAGACGCTGCGTGACGACATCGTCTACTGTCAGGCGCAGGGCTTCGCGTTGGACAGCCCCCGCGCCGACGAACCCGCGTACGACGACATCATCCAAGCGGCCACCGGCGTCTCCGACATCGTCGAGCGCGTCACGGGCCAGCCCGGTCTGATGCCTACGATCTTCGCCGACAAGGTCTGCGGGCTGGTGATGGCACAGGCGATCACGGCCGCGTTGCTCGAGCGCGAGCGCACCGGCCGAGGCCGCCACGTCGAGGTTCCGATGACCCAGGCCATGAGCGCCTTCATGCTCGTCGAGCACGGCGCCGGCGCGATCAGCGAACCTCCGGCCCTCGCGCCGAACCGTGCCGCAACGGGGTACCCACGAGTGCTGTCTCCCGACCGGCGACCTCACCCGACGAGTGACGGCTGGGTCCACCTGCTGCCCTACCGCCCCGAGCACTATGCGGCGCTCTTCAGCGAAGCCGGCCTGCCAGGCGCGGCCGACGACCCCCGGTACGCCGACCTGCGCGCGACCATCGCCAACTCCGACTCCTTGTACCGCGACGTCCGACGCATCACGCCGACTCGCACTACCGGGGCCTGGCTCACCTATTGCCGCGGGGCAGGCATTCCAGCGACTGCCGTCGCCAGCCTGCAGGACCTGGTCGACCAGTTGCCGCTCGTCGACCACCCCCACGCCGGCCGGTACCGGGTCATCCCCCCGATGTCCCTGTTCCACGGCCTCGTCACGGGGACTCCCTCGCCGGCGCCCCTCGTCGGCGAGCACACCGGCGAGGTCCTGGCTGAGCTCGACGCGGACAACCTCACCGCCGCCACGGAGGCACCATGA
- a CDS encoding alpha/beta fold hydrolase, with protein MSCLRPEAEVAPAWFVEALADPGVTRAVQVCGVRVEYRVWGPEGAPVVVLIHGGAAHGGWWDHLGPHLAKGRRVAALDLSGHGSSGSRVDYDFLTWADEVVEVASAEGSDQPVVIGHSMGGVVALTAAFRHAARLAGAVIVDLPDWVLEGRVPPRLEQLPTRRHHASRESAVRRFRARPADPMRQEYIERHVAGRSVHLTADGWTWRFDHAVTTHDSFPADLWGTARCPVAIVLAERSLLASEAVDQMTDRLGGVEVVTIADAGHHIMLDQPLALLAGLEDILGGWSWRRASGAGSG; from the coding sequence ATGTCGTGCTTGCGTCCCGAGGCTGAGGTCGCCCCAGCCTGGTTCGTCGAGGCTCTGGCAGACCCCGGCGTGACCCGCGCCGTCCAAGTCTGCGGCGTCCGTGTCGAGTACCGGGTGTGGGGGCCGGAAGGCGCGCCCGTCGTGGTTCTGATCCACGGTGGGGCCGCGCACGGTGGGTGGTGGGACCATCTTGGTCCGCACCTGGCGAAGGGGCGCCGCGTGGCGGCCCTCGACCTCTCGGGCCACGGCTCGAGCGGTTCTCGCGTGGACTACGACTTCCTCACCTGGGCCGACGAGGTTGTCGAGGTGGCCTCGGCGGAGGGCTCGGACCAGCCGGTCGTCATCGGTCACAGCATGGGCGGCGTGGTGGCCCTGACGGCCGCCTTCCGTCATGCGGCGCGCCTGGCCGGCGCGGTCATCGTCGATCTGCCGGACTGGGTGCTGGAGGGTCGAGTGCCCCCACGGCTCGAGCAACTGCCCACGCGACGCCACCACGCGTCGCGCGAGTCGGCCGTGCGGCGCTTCCGCGCCCGCCCGGCGGACCCCATGCGGCAGGAGTACATCGAGCGGCACGTGGCGGGGCGCTCGGTCCACCTGACCGCCGATGGCTGGACCTGGCGGTTCGACCACGCGGTGACGACCCACGACTCGTTTCCGGCCGACCTCTGGGGCACTGCGAGGTGCCCAGTCGCCATCGTGCTCGCCGAGCGGAGCCTCCTGGCGTCAGAGGCTGTCGACCAGATGACCGACCGCCTTGGTGGCGTGGAGGTCGTCACCATCGCCGACGCCGGGCACCACATCATGCTCGACCAGCCGTTGGCGCTCCTGGCTGGCCTGGAGGACATCCTCGGCGGATGGTCATGGCGACGCGCGTCAGGTGCGGGATCGGGCTGA
- a CDS encoding acyl-CoA dehydrogenase family protein — protein sequence MNDGVKDLVGSVDPADAFRLRVRSMLVEELPEDWAGVGRLDHDEARDFAERWRGVLAERGLLATSWPIEYGGAGLTELEQVVMAEEFAKVGVPTGTMNDLFSITMIGNTILHWGTEEQKQHFLPRILSGEDVWCQGYSEPGAGSDLAALSTRAVLDGDEWVINGQKIWTSGGHLANWIFVLVRTNPDAPKHGGISMLLVPMDQEGVDVRPIRNMGGETDFNEVYFTDARCPKKNVLGEVDNGWRVAMTLLGFERGESAATLPIMFRAELERLFDLARENGAVDEPAMRDKLADAYIGNEVMRFLGNDSLARYLAGNPPGPDAAINKLYWSEYHQDVTELALDVLDRESLVAEGRRPTNTIMFQTDDVGAPSTSASWIITFAISRSGTIYAGTSEIQKSIIGEKLLGLPK from the coding sequence ATGAATGACGGTGTGAAAGACCTGGTTGGGTCCGTCGACCCGGCCGACGCGTTCAGGCTCCGCGTGCGTTCCATGCTCGTCGAGGAGCTGCCGGAGGACTGGGCAGGGGTCGGCAGGCTCGACCATGACGAAGCGAGGGACTTCGCCGAGCGATGGCGTGGCGTGCTGGCGGAGCGCGGCCTCCTGGCAACGTCGTGGCCCATCGAATACGGAGGCGCGGGACTGACCGAGCTCGAACAGGTCGTCATGGCGGAAGAGTTCGCCAAGGTTGGTGTGCCGACCGGCACGATGAACGATCTCTTCAGCATCACGATGATCGGCAACACGATCCTGCACTGGGGCACCGAGGAGCAGAAGCAGCACTTCCTGCCCCGGATCCTGTCTGGCGAGGACGTCTGGTGCCAGGGCTACTCCGAGCCCGGCGCGGGCTCAGACCTCGCTGCACTGTCGACGCGGGCGGTGCTCGACGGCGACGAGTGGGTCATCAACGGACAGAAGATCTGGACGTCCGGCGGACACCTGGCCAACTGGATCTTCGTGCTGGTCCGCACCAATCCCGACGCCCCCAAGCACGGTGGCATCTCGATGCTCCTGGTCCCGATGGACCAAGAGGGTGTTGATGTCCGGCCGATCCGCAACATGGGCGGCGAGACTGATTTCAACGAGGTCTACTTCACCGACGCTCGGTGCCCCAAGAAGAACGTGCTCGGCGAGGTCGACAACGGGTGGCGCGTCGCGATGACCCTGCTGGGCTTCGAGAGGGGTGAATCGGCTGCGACGCTGCCGATCATGTTCCGCGCCGAGCTCGAGCGTCTCTTCGACCTGGCGCGCGAGAACGGTGCTGTGGACGAACCGGCTATGCGCGACAAGCTGGCCGACGCCTACATCGGCAACGAGGTCATGCGTTTCCTCGGCAACGACTCGCTGGCCCGCTACCTCGCCGGCAATCCGCCCGGGCCGGACGCGGCGATCAACAAGCTCTACTGGAGCGAGTACCACCAGGACGTGACGGAGCTGGCGCTCGACGTGCTCGACCGCGAGAGCCTCGTTGCCGAGGGTCGCCGCCCGACGAACACGATCATGTTCCAGACCGACGACGTCGGCGCTCCGAGCACCAGCGCCTCGTGGATCATCACGTTCGCGATCTCGCGCTCCGGGACCATCTACGCCGGCACCTCCGAGATCCAGAAGTCGATCATCGGCGAGAAGCTGCTGGGTCTCCCCAAGTGA
- a CDS encoding acyl-CoA dehydrogenase family protein, which translates to METLLDDDQVSYQRSLRKFFSTQWTDDQVRADMVAEAPDRTTWQRLSAELGVAGLNIPEEHGGSGGAPAEALLVAEEMGRALYGGPYLSTVVLAANAIVLSGDAAIAGQTLPGIAAGEETAALALIENGRDRSRAPAPEATSTDEGWVVSGEARRVIGGADADHLLVEASTPAGRSLFLLTGTGGIERIATETLDPTRRMATLILDEAPAQLVGSDGQAAEIVLALKPLVSLALSAEAVGGAARCVDDTVEYAKVRQQFGRPVGSFQAVKHRCSEMQVRLDGARAGVRHAGKVLVDRDEDLDLLASVIKVFATRSYFETAADMIQLHGGIGFTWEHSAHLHFKRAKSLELLGGTHAEHRAAIADVVLASRG; encoded by the coding sequence ATGGAAACCTTGCTCGACGACGACCAGGTGTCGTACCAGCGCAGCCTGCGCAAGTTCTTCAGCACGCAGTGGACCGACGACCAGGTGCGAGCGGACATGGTTGCCGAGGCGCCCGACCGCACGACCTGGCAACGTCTGTCGGCCGAGCTCGGAGTGGCGGGGCTGAACATCCCCGAGGAGCACGGCGGTTCTGGAGGGGCGCCGGCCGAGGCGCTGCTCGTCGCCGAGGAGATGGGTCGCGCACTCTACGGCGGTCCCTACCTGAGCACCGTCGTGCTGGCCGCCAACGCGATCGTGCTCAGCGGCGACGCTGCGATCGCGGGGCAGACCCTCCCGGGGATCGCCGCCGGCGAGGAGACCGCAGCCCTCGCACTCATCGAGAACGGTCGCGACCGCTCCCGGGCCCCGGCGCCGGAGGCGACGTCGACGGACGAGGGGTGGGTCGTCAGTGGCGAGGCCCGGCGGGTCATCGGTGGCGCCGATGCCGATCACTTGCTGGTCGAGGCGTCGACGCCTGCGGGGCGGTCGCTGTTCCTGCTGACTGGCACCGGCGGCATCGAACGCATCGCAACGGAGACCCTCGACCCGACCCGACGCATGGCCACGCTGATTCTCGACGAGGCTCCCGCGCAGCTCGTCGGCAGTGACGGCCAGGCGGCCGAGATCGTCCTGGCACTGAAGCCACTCGTGTCGCTGGCGCTCTCGGCGGAGGCTGTCGGCGGGGCCGCTCGTTGTGTGGACGACACGGTCGAGTACGCGAAGGTCCGCCAGCAGTTTGGCCGACCCGTCGGGTCCTTCCAGGCCGTCAAGCACCGTTGCTCCGAGATGCAGGTCCGTCTGGACGGCGCCCGGGCCGGCGTCCGTCACGCCGGCAAGGTGCTCGTCGACCGCGACGAGGACCTCGACCTGCTCGCGTCGGTCATCAAGGTCTTTGCGACCAGGTCGTACTTCGAGACGGCAGCAGACATGATCCAGCTGCATGGTGGCATCGGCTTCACCTGGGAGCACTCGGCCCACCTGCACTTCAAGAGGGCCAAGTCGTTGGAGCTCTTGGGTGGAACCCACGCCGAACACCGAGCGGCCATCGCCGATGTCGTGCTTGCGTCCCGAGGCTGA
- a CDS encoding MaoC family dehydratase — MAPLTVDIADMASAVGAEIGPSGWLLMEQSRINAFADATGDHQWIHVDEERAASGPFGATVAHGYLTLAMVPQLLAEILHVTGRTSGVNYGMEKVRFISPVREGARIRMSGRIAGATPRAGGIQYRLEMVIELEGSEKPAMVGEFLVLAFP, encoded by the coding sequence GTGGCACCCCTCACCGTCGATATCGCGGACATGGCCTCAGCGGTGGGCGCTGAGATCGGTCCCAGCGGGTGGTTGCTGATGGAGCAGTCGCGCATCAATGCCTTCGCAGACGCGACGGGCGACCACCAATGGATCCACGTGGACGAGGAAAGGGCAGCGTCGGGGCCGTTCGGCGCGACGGTCGCGCACGGTTACCTGACCCTCGCCATGGTTCCGCAGCTGCTGGCGGAGATCCTCCACGTCACCGGCCGCACCAGTGGCGTCAACTACGGCATGGAGAAGGTGCGGTTCATCAGCCCCGTGCGCGAGGGCGCAAGGATCCGGATGAGCGGGCGCATCGCCGGGGCAACGCCCCGAGCTGGCGGTATCCAGTACCGGCTCGAGATGGTCATCGAGCTTGAGGGTTCGGAGAAGCCAGCCATGGTCGGTGAGTTCCTGGTGCTCGCCTTCCCCTGA